From the Ruania alkalisoli genome, one window contains:
- a CDS encoding glycoside hydrolase family 2 TIM barrel-domain containing protein produces MTTFPLHTSYDPVAGALAPARSWLTSDAPRIDLAGDWQFRLSPAVPGTPGGHGVLGEESPTAFAGPDYDATGWDTLAVPSHWVLAEDFRHGKPIYTNVQYPFPVDPPFVPDENPTGDYRRSVDVPAAWLESGQVLLRFDGVESHARVWVNGTEVAMFTGSRLAHEVDVTEQLQAGVNTLAVRVVQWSAASYLEDQDQWWLPGIFRDVTLLHRPEGGIEDVWLTADYDPATGVGTILPEVRAAVEAFPVHLRLPELEVDVTWDSPQDVAPVEVGQVSAWSPEEPTLYEATVSGTAETITLRTGFRRVQIDGDRFLVNGRQVTFSGMNRHEVHPDRGRVFDEEFAREDLALMKRHNVNAIRTSHYPPHPRLLDLADELGFWVILECDLETHGFEAGGWVDNPSDDLRWREAYLDRMQRTLERDKNHPSIVMWSLGNESGTGTNLAAMAQWTHGRDATRPVHYEGDYAGEYTDVYSRMYASVPETESIARDDDTSVLGRDITAGDSARQRSKPFLQCEYAHAMGNGPGALDAYRELVDRYPRLHGGFIWEWRDHGLRTRTATGTEYFGYGGDFGEVVHDGNFVMDGMVLSDSTPSPGLLEFAAVEQPILLTPIGDGSAVVRNRRFIADTSDLRVRWSIEHDGRVVTEGETALVDESGAPIPAGGTGSLHLFSELPTARPGTEVTVTLAVELAEQTPWAPAGHVVARAQWQVGAPGTFGGANLPVAGRARTTVVGLGDSPAVLEGPVLTTLAGAAVRGPHVELWRAPTDNDRGTNSTNYDYADPADRTGGVMTPSLADLWTQAGLDRLVRRVVSVTADPASHTVIRRVSAAQSRAAVDVTERWSAQRDADGTVEAVLEVTMTPNTLWRDVWPRLGLHLELPTDVDGAAWFGTGPHDSYPDTATSVRLGRFSAGIDDLTVPYARPQESGHRSGLRELVLQRGGQDWLQVSADADPQGRRPGFTLSRHSAHELASAAHPHELPSPTAHHLYIDAAQHGLGSRACGPDVWPTAMLRPQARTLRLRFRAL; encoded by the coding sequence GTGACGACCTTCCCCCTGCACACGTCCTACGACCCGGTCGCCGGCGCCCTGGCCCCGGCCCGATCCTGGCTAACCAGCGACGCGCCGCGGATCGACCTCGCCGGAGACTGGCAGTTCCGCCTGTCCCCGGCCGTCCCCGGGACTCCGGGTGGTCACGGGGTGCTGGGCGAGGAGTCCCCGACGGCGTTCGCCGGGCCCGACTACGACGCCACCGGCTGGGACACCCTCGCCGTCCCATCCCACTGGGTGCTCGCCGAGGACTTCCGCCACGGCAAGCCCATCTACACCAATGTCCAGTACCCCTTCCCTGTCGATCCGCCGTTCGTCCCGGACGAGAACCCCACCGGTGACTACCGCCGCAGCGTCGACGTGCCCGCCGCGTGGCTCGAGTCCGGCCAGGTGCTGCTGCGCTTCGACGGCGTCGAGTCCCACGCGCGCGTCTGGGTCAACGGCACCGAGGTCGCCATGTTCACCGGCAGCCGGCTCGCGCACGAGGTGGACGTCACCGAGCAGCTGCAGGCCGGCGTCAACACCCTCGCCGTGAGGGTCGTGCAGTGGTCGGCCGCCAGCTACCTGGAGGACCAGGACCAGTGGTGGCTGCCGGGCATCTTCCGAGACGTGACGCTCCTGCACCGCCCCGAGGGCGGGATCGAGGACGTGTGGCTGACTGCCGACTACGACCCGGCCACGGGAGTGGGCACGATTCTGCCGGAGGTGAGGGCCGCCGTCGAGGCGTTCCCGGTGCACCTGCGCCTGCCGGAGCTCGAGGTGGACGTGACATGGGACTCCCCGCAGGACGTGGCACCGGTGGAGGTCGGGCAGGTGTCCGCGTGGTCTCCGGAGGAGCCCACGCTGTACGAGGCGACCGTGTCCGGCACCGCCGAGACGATCACCCTGCGCACCGGGTTCCGGCGCGTGCAGATCGACGGCGACCGCTTCCTCGTCAACGGCCGGCAGGTGACGTTCTCCGGGATGAACCGCCACGAGGTCCATCCTGACCGCGGGCGCGTCTTCGACGAGGAGTTCGCGCGCGAGGACCTCGCGCTGATGAAGCGGCACAACGTCAACGCCATCCGCACCAGCCACTACCCGCCGCACCCGCGGCTGCTGGACCTGGCCGATGAGCTGGGATTCTGGGTGATCCTCGAGTGCGATCTGGAGACGCACGGGTTCGAGGCCGGCGGCTGGGTAGACAATCCCAGTGACGATCTGCGCTGGCGCGAGGCCTACCTCGACCGGATGCAGCGCACCCTCGAGCGGGACAAGAACCACCCCTCGATCGTCATGTGGTCACTGGGGAACGAGTCCGGCACGGGGACCAACCTCGCCGCCATGGCGCAGTGGACCCATGGCCGCGACGCCACCCGCCCGGTGCACTACGAGGGCGACTACGCCGGCGAGTACACCGACGTCTACTCCCGGATGTACGCCTCGGTCCCCGAGACAGAGTCGATCGCCCGGGATGATGACACGAGCGTGCTCGGGCGTGACATCACCGCCGGTGACAGCGCCCGCCAGCGCTCCAAGCCGTTCCTGCAGTGCGAGTACGCGCACGCGATGGGCAACGGTCCCGGTGCGCTGGACGCCTACCGCGAGCTCGTCGACCGCTACCCGCGCCTGCATGGCGGATTCATCTGGGAGTGGCGCGACCACGGACTGCGCACGAGGACTGCCACCGGGACCGAGTACTTCGGCTACGGCGGCGACTTCGGCGAGGTGGTGCACGACGGCAACTTCGTGATGGACGGGATGGTGCTCTCCGACTCCACCCCCTCCCCCGGGTTGCTGGAGTTCGCAGCCGTCGAGCAGCCGATCCTGCTCACTCCCATCGGCGATGGCTCCGCCGTCGTGCGCAACCGGCGGTTCATCGCCGACACCTCCGATCTGCGGGTGCGCTGGAGTATCGAGCACGACGGGCGCGTGGTGACCGAGGGCGAGACGGCGCTGGTGGATGAGTCCGGCGCCCCGATCCCAGCCGGCGGCACCGGCAGCCTGCACCTGTTCTCCGAGCTCCCGACGGCGCGGCCCGGCACCGAGGTCACGGTCACCCTGGCCGTGGAGCTGGCCGAGCAGACCCCGTGGGCTCCGGCGGGCCACGTGGTCGCCCGGGCACAGTGGCAGGTGGGCGCACCCGGCACCTTCGGCGGGGCGAACTTGCCGGTCGCGGGCCGGGCACGCACCACCGTCGTCGGCCTGGGCGACTCCCCCGCGGTGCTCGAGGGTCCGGTACTGACCACGCTGGCAGGGGCCGCCGTGCGCGGTCCGCACGTGGAGCTGTGGCGGGCGCCCACCGACAACGACCGCGGCACGAACTCCACCAACTACGACTACGCCGATCCGGCTGATCGCACCGGTGGCGTGATGACGCCCTCTCTGGCCGACCTGTGGACGCAGGCAGGCCTGGACCGGCTGGTGCGGCGGGTGGTGTCGGTGACCGCCGACCCGGCCTCCCACACCGTCATCCGGCGAGTCTCGGCCGCGCAGAGCAGAGCTGCTGTGGACGTCACCGAGCGGTGGTCGGCGCAGCGGGACGCGGACGGAACGGTCGAGGCGGTGCTCGAGGTGACGATGACCCCGAACACCCTCTGGCGCGACGTCTGGCCCCGGCTCGGCCTGCATCTGGAACTGCCCACCGATGTCGACGGCGCCGCATGGTTCGGGACTGGCCCGCACGACTCCTACCCGGACACCGCCACCTCGGTGCGGCTGGGCCGGTTCAGCGCTGGCATCGATGATCTCACCGTGCCGTACGCGCGCCCGCAGGAGTCCGGGCACCGCTCCGGCCTCCGCGAACTGGTGCTGCAGCGCGGCGGGCAGGACTGGCTGCAGGTGAGCGCCGATGCCGACCCGCAGGGCCGCCGTCCGGGATTCACGCTCAGCAGGCACAGTGCGCACGAGCTGGCCAGCGCCGCACACCCGCACGAGCTGCCCAGCCCGACGGCGCACCACCTGTACATCGATGCCGCCCAGCACGGCCTGGGCTCACGTGCGTGTGGTCCGGACGTGTGGCCGACGGCGATGCTGCGCCCGCAGGCGCGGACG